The sequence TCGGCAGGTGCCATCGCCGTCGCCCTGTTCCTGGGCCGTGAGATCGCTCAGCATGAATACAAGGGCGATGGACCCAAGGCAGAGAACTGGGACTACGGCCTGCTGCAGCACTGGAATCTGGATTCCTGTCTCGATGTCGCCCTGCCGCTGCTCTGCTGTGTGAGCCTCGCCAGTACGGTCTGGGCGTTCAGGCGCTACCTGGCCCGGGCGTGATCCTGCGCTCACCTGTCTCTTGCCTGCATCTAGCCTGTTTTTCACCTCTGCACGGTGCAATGACATTCGCTTAAGAGCGTTGCCTCAAGCATCATCAGCCAACGGCAATGCTGGTGACACTGCGCCGTGCGGCGCCCGACACAGTGGCGGAAGGCGCAGAGGCTGCGCGACGACGCAGTGGATGTCGGGCGCGATCCTGCAGGTAGGCCGAGAGCGCTTCAGGGCGAATGCCGGGATGCTGGAAGACGTAATCCCCGGTGATGATCGACAGAAATTCAGCACTGCGTGCACCCGCGACCTCAAATCCCAGGATGAAATGGCGCGCCTGAGAGACCTCGAAACAGTAGTTCTCCGCGGCCACTGCGCAGGTCTGCACCACATAGCCTCCGCCCAGCTGTTCTCTGAGGATGGATCGTTCGAGATTGAATCGAGATGCCGTGTAAATGTCTATGTGTCGGGTTCCGTCTGATTGACTATAGCTTGCGTAAACAGCTCAGGTCGTTCGACCTGCCACTCCTTCATTGCTGCTATAGGCGCTTTGTGGTGTAGTGCTCTCTGAGGAATGTGGTGGTTATAGAGCCAGCAATAACGCTCGAGTGTCTGTTCTAAATCCTCACTTGAGTCATAACGCCGAGTCGCCAGTACATCGCTGATACGCCCATTGAAGCGCTCCACCATCCCGTTCGTTTGGGGTCTGCCTGGCCTGATCAATCGATGCTCGATGCCATGGCTCTGACATTCCTGATCGAAAAGGTGATGTCCACTGGGCTTACGTTCGCCACCCACGGTAAAGCGATCGGTAAAGGATTTACCGTTGTCCGTGAGCACGGTTCGAATCGTGAAGGGAGCCTCCTCTTCCACACGCTTCATGAACGCCTGGGCATCCTTTGCAGATTGACTTGATCTGACCTCCAGATACACCCACCGAGTGGCACGATCAATCGCGACGTAGAGATAACGCTTCTGATCTTCGTCAGGCATTTGGGGCAGGTGCTTGATATCAATGTGCACATACCCGGGCTCATAATCCTTGAAAGGCCGATGCTTGGGCTTCTCGTCCTCCTTCGCATCTTGACGCGCCAGCTTGGCGAGAGTCGGTACATCACGTCGTTTGAGCATGCGCTGAAGTGCGGAACGCGACAGATTGGGGTTCAGGAATTCGCGAGCAACGACAAGTAGATCATCGAGCCCCAGGCGAAGCAGTTCACGTGCGGCGATGACGATCTCTTCCTGTTCTGAGGTCAGAGTCGCGAGTAGGTTATGACGTGTGTGGGAACGATCCAGGACATCATCACGATAGCGCCAGCGCTGTATAGTTGAGACGCTGACCCCGAACTGACGAGCGAGATCTTTGTTCGTCATGCTGGAGGGAGCTGCTTGGATGTCGGCACGGATTTTCGGTGTCGTCGTCGCTTGCTTATGCAGCTTGATGTCCATGAAGCTTTTCCTGAATCAATTGCTTGATGAGCTCACGAGAGGCTAACAAAGGATAGCTTCGTTGTGAAATCCGATCATCCGGCACCCTACATCTATGATTTTCATTATCACCCCCAATATCGACTGGCGAAGTATATACGAAAATTCTAATGCTTACATAATTAGAGAACCCATCCTGCCTGCCCCGCCCTTCGAAACGACAGAAAATTGATCCACATCAACTCAATCGGCAGCGTTTTCAGAGCCAAATGTCAAAGGCATCTGCCTGGATCGTCAAACAAG comes from bacterium Scap17 and encodes:
- a CDS encoding IS481 family transposase, which produces MDIKLHKQATTTPKIRADIQAAPSSMTNKDLARQFGVSVSTIQRWRYRDDVLDRSHTRHNLLATLTSEQEEIVIAARELLRLGLDDLLVVAREFLNPNLSRSALQRMLKRRDVPTLAKLARQDAKEDEKPKHRPFKDYEPGYVHIDIKHLPQMPDEDQKRYLYVAIDRATRWVYLEVRSSQSAKDAQAFMKRVEEEAPFTIRTVLTDNGKSFTDRFTVGGERKPSGHHLFDQECQSHGIEHRLIRPGRPQTNGMVERFNGRISDVLATRRYDSSEDLEQTLERYCWLYNHHIPQRALHHKAPIAAMKEWQVERPELFTQAIVNQTEPDT